In one Panulirus ornatus isolate Po-2019 chromosome 25, ASM3632096v1, whole genome shotgun sequence genomic region, the following are encoded:
- the LOC139757190 gene encoding uncharacterized protein isoform X1, with protein MEHGQLICSPNNTSLLMHSSLSMHMHTDTSDKHIKSSQKSFIQHNRFVRDKRIYTGEKRYECSQCQKTFFQKGSLVKHLKIHTGEKPYECTYCLKTFSERSKIVQHMKVHTEEKPYHCSHCQKTFSRKGNLLQHEKVHTREKPYECALCQKTFTQKIHLANHMNIHTGEKPYECSQCLKSFSRKNNLDQHLKVHTEKKPFKCLHCQKTFTFKSNLVNHMPHHTGERPFECSQCQKTFSHKRYLVEHMRVHTGEKPYNCALCQKTFTQRSHLMRHMSVHTGEKPHECSQCLKTFSQRINLVQHMKVHTGEKPYECSHCKKGLCA; from the coding sequence ATGGAGCACGGACAGTTGATCTGTTCACCGAATAACACATCACTTTTAATGCATTCAAGCTTGAGCATGCATATGCATACAGACACAAGTGATAAACATATTAAGTCCTCCCAGAAAAGCTTTATTCAGCATAACAGATTTGTTAGGGACAAGAGAATTTACACGGGGGAGAAAcgatatgaatgttcacagtgtcaaAAGACCTTTTTCCAGAAGGGTAGTCTAGTGAAGCACTTGaaaattcatacaggagagaagccatatgaatgtacTTATTGCCTCAAGACCTTCTCTGAGAGGAGTAAAATTGTGCAGCACATGAAAGTTCACACAGAAGAGAAGCCATATCattgttcacattgccaaaagactttctccCGAAAGGGTAATTTACTACAGCACGAGAAAGTTCACacaagagagaagccatatgaatgcgCTCTATGCCAAAAGACCTTCACCCAAAAGATTCATTTAGCGAATCATATGaacattcatacaggagagaaaccttatgaatgttcacagtgcctaAAAAGCTTCTCCCGGAAGAACAATTTAGATCAGCACTTGAAAGTTCATACAGAAAAGAAGCCATTTAAGTGTCtacattgccaaaagactttcACTTTTAAGAGTAATCTCGTGAATCATATGCCACATCACACGGGAGAGAGGCCTTTTGAATGTTCCCAAtgccaaaagactttctctcATAAGCGTTATTTAGTGGAGCACATgagagttcatacaggagagaagccgtaTAATTGTGCACTCTGCCAAAAGACCTTCACACAAAGGAGTCATTTAATGAGGCACATGAGTGTTCACACAGGGGAGAaaccacatgaatgttcacaatgcTTAAAGACCTTTTCTCAGAGGATTAATCTAGTACAGCACATGAAAGtccatacaggagaaaagccttATGAATGTTCACACTGCAAAAAAGGCCTTTGCGCATAA